The following proteins come from a genomic window of Pseudomonas cichorii:
- a CDS encoding 3-deoxy-7-phosphoheptulonate synthase, with the protein MNSSVAVKPSDLSSNVTLLDNTPAPTRLPSTLELKSRLPLTAALNEQVAAHRRAVRSILTGEDSRLLVIVGPCSLHDPQSALEYAERLASLSAEVSDQMLLVMRAYVEKPRTTVGWKGLAYDPQLDGSDDMAAGLTLSRQLMREMLLMGLPVATEILQPMAAGYFDDLLSWVAIGARTTESQIHREMASGLPMAVGFKNGTDGGVAVASDAMRSAAHPHRHFGMDRHGHPAIIETQGNPDTHIVLRGGHRGPNYDSQSVAQVRASLEKNRIASRIMVDCSHANSGKDPLRQPQVFNDVLEQRLQGDKSLIGMMLESHLFDGCQPLSETLQYGVSVTDGCLGWEGSEQLLRQAVDRLRYR; encoded by the coding sequence ATGAACTCGTCCGTTGCCGTAAAACCGTCCGACCTGTCCAGCAATGTCACTCTGCTCGACAACACGCCCGCTCCAACGCGCCTGCCCAGTACTCTCGAGCTGAAAAGCCGTCTGCCACTGACCGCCGCCCTGAACGAACAGGTCGCAGCCCACCGCCGTGCCGTGCGCTCGATACTGACCGGGGAAGATTCCCGCCTCCTGGTGATCGTAGGTCCCTGCTCTCTTCACGACCCGCAATCAGCCCTTGAATACGCCGAACGCCTGGCCAGCCTGTCCGCCGAAGTCAGCGATCAGATGCTGCTGGTGATGCGCGCCTACGTCGAAAAGCCTCGCACCACCGTAGGCTGGAAAGGCCTTGCCTACGATCCGCAGCTCGATGGCAGTGACGACATGGCCGCCGGCCTCACCCTGTCACGCCAGTTGATGCGCGAAATGCTGCTCATGGGCCTGCCGGTTGCCACAGAGATCCTGCAACCCATGGCAGCAGGCTACTTCGATGATCTGCTCAGTTGGGTGGCCATTGGCGCACGCACCACCGAATCCCAGATCCACCGGGAAATGGCCAGCGGCCTGCCCATGGCGGTAGGTTTCAAGAACGGCACCGATGGCGGCGTAGCAGTGGCCAGTGACGCGATGCGTTCGGCAGCTCACCCCCATCGCCATTTCGGGATGGATCGTCACGGTCATCCGGCGATCATCGAGACTCAGGGCAACCCGGACACTCATATCGTCCTGCGCGGCGGCCATCGCGGCCCCAACTACGACAGCCAGAGCGTTGCCCAGGTGCGCGCCAGCCTTGAAAAGAACCGGATTGCGTCAAGGATCATGGTCGATTGCAGCCACGCCAACAGCGGTAAAGACCCGCTACGGCAGCCACAGGTGTTCAATGACGTGCTTGAACAACGCTTGCAGGGCGACAAATCGTTGATCGGCATGATGCTGGAAAGTCACCTGTTCGATGGCTGCCAGCCCTTGAGTGAAACGCTTCAGTATGGGGTTTCGGTGACCGATGGCTGCCTGGGCTGGGAAGGCAGCGAGCAGTTGCTGCGCCAGGCGGTGGACCGGTTGCGCTACAGGTAA
- a CDS encoding methyltransferase: MKNHSRKNALSAAEMPCPHSSEMQLLNLITGAWASQVIYATTQFGLIDKIQEGTHSTEGLAYGLGVREKELHRLLGAIEAFGLISGCAKNHIELTEMGSLLCSNRSNSLRPLALFCAQGWHVKTWEHLLQRLNLEKPAFDHIMGMPLFDYLQGTPDDRALFDSAMDSLSLLWGPKIVQHMNLSDAKSVIDIGGGRGIFLAEILSQHHHLEGRLLDLPEALEQARHTPYLQDFISQGRCKLIEGSFFDRFSTSADTHVMKFIMHDWGDQEALTILENSRNALSVDGQLFIVEQIIDPAKKSPFTQLCDIEMLLFGNGKERTAEEFCRLIEHAGFTVEDISETATPFSIIQAKPH, from the coding sequence ATGAAAAATCACTCACGAAAAAACGCACTGTCAGCGGCCGAGATGCCCTGCCCGCATTCATCCGAAATGCAATTATTGAATTTGATTACCGGAGCCTGGGCGTCTCAAGTCATATATGCCACAACCCAATTCGGATTGATCGATAAAATACAAGAAGGCACTCACAGCACAGAAGGCCTGGCGTATGGACTAGGGGTCAGGGAAAAGGAACTGCATCGCTTACTGGGCGCAATCGAGGCATTTGGACTTATCAGCGGATGCGCCAAAAACCATATTGAACTGACGGAGATGGGCAGTTTGCTTTGCTCCAACAGAAGCAACTCGCTTCGTCCACTTGCACTGTTCTGCGCCCAAGGCTGGCACGTAAAAACCTGGGAGCATTTACTCCAAAGACTGAATCTGGAAAAACCGGCATTTGACCACATCATGGGAATGCCACTGTTCGACTATTTGCAGGGTACTCCTGATGACAGGGCCTTGTTTGATAGCGCCATGGACAGCCTATCGTTACTCTGGGGACCAAAGATAGTTCAACACATGAATCTTTCAGACGCGAAATCCGTCATTGATATTGGAGGCGGGAGAGGTATATTTCTTGCTGAAATCCTGTCACAACACCATCATCTGGAAGGCCGCCTGCTCGACCTGCCCGAAGCTCTCGAACAGGCTCGACACACTCCATATCTCCAGGACTTTATCTCCCAGGGTCGCTGCAAATTGATTGAGGGTTCATTTTTCGACAGATTCTCTACCTCGGCTGACACCCATGTAATGAAATTCATCATGCATGATTGGGGGGATCAAGAGGCTCTGACAATACTGGAGAACAGTCGAAATGCGTTATCGGTGGATGGGCAGCTTTTTATTGTGGAGCAGATCATTGATCCGGCTAAAAAATCACCCTTCACGCAACTCTGTGACATTGAGATGCTGCTCTTTGGTAACGGAAAGGAACGTACCGCAGAGGAGTTCTGCAGACTGATCGAGCACGCCGGCTTCACGGTTGAAGACATCAGTGAAACCGCTACACCCTTTTCGATCATCCAGGCAAAACCACACTGA
- the gacA gene encoding response regulator transcription factor GacA — MIRVLVVDDHDLVRTGITRMLADIDGLQVVGQADSGEESLKKARELKPDVVLMDVKMPGIGGLEATRKLLRSHPEIKVVAVTVCEEDPFPTRLLQAGAAGYMTKGAGLAEMVQAIRLVFAGQRYISPQIAQQLALKSFQPQVNNSPFDLLSEREIQIALMIVGCQKVQTISDKLCLSPKTVNTYRYRIFEKLSISSDVELALLAVRHGMVDASA, encoded by the coding sequence TTGATTAGGGTGCTAGTTGTCGATGACCATGATCTTGTCCGCACAGGCATCACCCGCATGCTTGCCGACATAGATGGCTTGCAGGTTGTCGGTCAGGCTGACTCTGGCGAGGAGTCCCTGAAGAAAGCCCGGGAACTCAAGCCTGACGTCGTGCTGATGGATGTCAAGATGCCTGGCATCGGAGGTCTTGAAGCGACTCGCAAGTTGCTGCGCAGCCATCCCGAGATCAAGGTCGTTGCCGTTACGGTGTGCGAGGAAGACCCTTTCCCGACGCGCCTGCTTCAGGCTGGCGCAGCTGGCTACATGACCAAAGGGGCAGGGCTTGCGGAAATGGTGCAGGCCATTCGCCTTGTATTTGCCGGTCAGCGCTACATAAGCCCGCAGATTGCTCAGCAACTGGCATTGAAGTCTTTTCAGCCACAGGTCAACAATTCTCCGTTCGATCTGCTTTCCGAGCGCGAAATCCAGATTGCCCTGATGATTGTCGGCTGCCAGAAGGTTCAGACCATTTCCGACAAGCTATGCTTGTCACCCAAGACCGTTAATACCTACCGTTACCGGATTTTCGAGAAGCTTTCGATCAGCAGCGATGTCGAGCTTGCATTACTGGCTGTACGTCACGGCATGGTTGATGCCAGCGCCTGA
- a CDS encoding peptidylprolyl isomerase, with protein MAKATARHILVSSEEKCNELKAQIEGGADFAEIAKANSSCPSSRQGGDLGSFGPGQMVKEFDTVVFSAPVNTVQGPVKTQFGYHLLEVTSRQD; from the coding sequence ATGGCTAAAGCCACTGCCCGCCACATCCTTGTTTCGAGCGAAGAGAAATGCAACGAACTCAAGGCTCAGATCGAAGGCGGCGCTGATTTCGCTGAAATCGCCAAGGCCAACTCCAGCTGCCCGTCGAGCCGTCAGGGCGGCGACCTTGGGTCGTTCGGTCCAGGCCAGATGGTCAAGGAATTCGATACCGTCGTATTCAGCGCGCCAGTCAATACCGTGCAAGGCCCAGTGAAAACCCAGTTCGGTTATCACCTGCTGGAAGTGACCAGCCGTCAGGACTGA
- a CDS encoding beta-ketoacyl-ACP synthase III, translating to MSSSVYINRAATFLPGAPVSNDDMENILGTVAGKTSRVRQKILKSNGIRNRHYAIDPATHRLTHNNAQLTAEAVRNLRIENPVLSTLELLCCGTSSPDQIFPSHASMVHGELACPPCELASFSGVCLSGLSAIKYGYVSILSGLRHQAIATGSELASTFMQGKHFTEESESAIHELEAQPEIAFEKDFLRWMLSDGAGAVLLNDKPNPSGISLRIDWIEILSYANLLPVCMYAGAIKNKDGTLTGWREFNSYKELGEHSVFAIKQDVKLLNEHVVNITIAKGLQDILEKRALTPEEIDWFLPHYSSKFFRQRIYDSLKSINFEIPDERWYTNLERVGNIGAASIYFMLAELLNSEKLSNGDSILCFVPESGRFSTGFMKMTAIYQ from the coding sequence ATGAGCTCATCAGTCTATATCAACCGCGCCGCTACTTTTTTGCCTGGCGCACCTGTCTCGAACGATGACATGGAAAATATTCTTGGTACCGTAGCAGGCAAAACTTCACGCGTGCGGCAGAAAATCCTGAAAAGTAACGGAATCCGAAACCGTCATTACGCAATTGACCCGGCAACTCATCGACTTACCCATAACAACGCACAGCTCACTGCCGAGGCGGTTCGCAACCTCAGGATTGAAAACCCAGTGTTATCAACCCTGGAATTACTCTGTTGCGGCACCAGCAGTCCGGATCAGATTTTCCCAAGTCACGCCTCGATGGTGCATGGAGAGCTTGCCTGTCCACCCTGCGAGCTGGCTTCATTCAGCGGAGTCTGTCTCTCTGGACTGTCTGCAATCAAATACGGATACGTGTCGATTCTCTCAGGCTTGAGGCACCAGGCCATTGCAACGGGTTCTGAACTGGCGTCCACATTCATGCAGGGAAAACATTTCACGGAAGAATCCGAATCAGCTATTCATGAACTGGAAGCACAGCCTGAAATCGCGTTCGAGAAAGACTTTCTCCGCTGGATGTTATCGGATGGGGCAGGCGCGGTGCTCTTGAACGACAAACCGAATCCAAGCGGTATTTCTCTGCGGATTGACTGGATCGAGATACTGTCCTATGCCAATTTACTACCGGTCTGCATGTATGCAGGAGCGATAAAAAATAAAGACGGAACACTGACAGGATGGCGAGAGTTCAACTCGTACAAGGAGCTGGGCGAACACTCCGTATTCGCTATAAAACAGGACGTCAAACTTCTCAATGAACATGTTGTGAACATTACCATTGCCAAAGGGCTTCAGGATATTCTTGAGAAAAGAGCACTGACACCGGAAGAGATCGACTGGTTTCTACCACACTACTCCTCCAAATTCTTTCGCCAGCGGATTTACGACTCCTTGAAATCCATAAACTTCGAAATACCCGATGAGCGCTGGTATACAAATCTGGAGCGCGTCGGAAATATCGGAGCAGCTTCCATCTATTTCATGCTTGCAGAGCTTCTCAACAGCGAAAAGCTGAGCAATGGCGATAGCATTCTGTGTTTCGTTCCTGAAAGCGGGAGATTTTCAACGGGTTTCATGAAAATGACAGCCATTTATCAGTAA
- a CDS encoding DNA-binding protein, whose amino-acid sequence MPGIRTAAQAKAWLEQQGKSVQEFARENDIDPATTYQVLAGRKKGRRGEAHKVAVLLGMKIGVIPSHSSDPAQETES is encoded by the coding sequence ATGCCCGGAATACGTACTGCTGCACAAGCCAAGGCTTGGCTCGAACAACAGGGAAAATCGGTTCAAGAATTTGCTCGGGAAAACGACATTGACCCGGCAACTACTTACCAAGTATTGGCTGGCCGCAAGAAAGGCCGTCGCGGAGAAGCCCATAAAGTGGCGGTTTTACTGGGTATGAAGATAGGCGTCATCCCTTCGCACAGCAGTGACCCAGCACAAGAGACTGAAAGCTGA
- the pgsA gene encoding CDP-diacylglycerol--glycerol-3-phosphate 3-phosphatidyltransferase yields MNIPNLITVLRVLLIPIFILLFYLPYHWSYMAASSVFAFAAATDWLDGYLARRLEQSTPFGAFLDPVADKLMVAVALVLLVQTHANLWLTLPAAVIIGREIVISALREWMAEIGARAQVAVSNMGKWKTAAQMLALVILLANPPAVTFWVILGYALLLIAAGLTLWSMVQYLRAAWPHLKTTAEKK; encoded by the coding sequence ATGAATATCCCTAATCTGATTACCGTTCTGCGTGTTTTACTGATCCCGATCTTCATTCTGCTGTTCTATTTGCCTTATCACTGGAGCTACATGGCGGCCAGTAGCGTGTTCGCCTTTGCCGCTGCGACTGACTGGCTCGATGGTTATCTGGCACGTCGTCTCGAACAAAGCACGCCATTTGGCGCCTTTCTCGATCCGGTGGCAGACAAGCTGATGGTGGCGGTCGCGCTGGTTCTGCTGGTTCAGACCCACGCCAACCTGTGGTTGACCCTGCCGGCTGCCGTGATTATCGGTCGTGAGATCGTGATCTCGGCATTGCGTGAATGGATGGCCGAAATCGGCGCACGGGCCCAGGTGGCCGTGTCCAACATGGGCAAATGGAAAACCGCCGCGCAGATGCTGGCGCTGGTCATCCTGCTGGCCAACCCGCCTGCGGTCACCTTCTGGGTGATCCTCGGCTATGCATTGCTGCTGATTGCAGCAGGGTTGACCTTGTGGTCGATGGTCCAGTATCTGAGAGCCGCCTGGCCTCACCTGAAAACCACCGCCGAAAAGAAATAA
- the uvrC gene encoding excinuclease ABC subunit UvrC, which produces MTQSFDPSAFLATCSGRPGVYRMFDTHAQLLYVGKAKNLKKRLASYFRKTGLAPKTSALVARIAQIETTITANETEALLLEQTLIKEWRPPYNILLRDDKSYPYVFLSDGAFPRLSIHRGAKKAKGRYFGPYPSPGAIRESLSLLQKTFLVRQCEDSYFKNRNRPCLQYQIKRCKGPCVGLVEPQVYAEDVRHSVMFLEGRSNALTDELNESMEKAAMALDFERAAELRDQVALLRRVQDQQSMEGGTGDVDVVAAFVNPGGACVHLISVRGGRVLGSKNFFPQVGIEEEVGEVMSAFLAQYFLGGVDRELPSEVIVNVVHEDFPTLIDAIEESRGREMTISHRVRGTRARWQQLAVTNAEQALSARLANRQHVASRFEALAKVLKLDEPPQRLECYDISHSSGEATVASCVVFGPEGPIKSDYRRYNIEGVTGGDDYAAMHQALTRRFSKIKDGEGKLPDILLVDGGKGQLSMARDVLNELAVPDLILLGVAKGTTRKAGFETLYLNDAAHEFTLPGDSPALHLIQQIRDEAHRFAITGHRARRGKTRRTSTLEGVAGVGPTRRRDLLKHFGGLQELARASIDEIAKAPGISKKLAESIYANLHSE; this is translated from the coding sequence ATGACCCAATCGTTTGATCCAAGTGCGTTTCTTGCAACATGCAGTGGCCGTCCTGGCGTCTATCGCATGTTCGATACTCATGCCCAGCTTCTTTATGTCGGCAAGGCCAAGAACCTCAAGAAACGCCTGGCCAGCTATTTTCGCAAGACCGGCCTTGCACCCAAGACCAGCGCGCTGGTTGCCCGCATCGCCCAGATTGAAACCACCATCACGGCCAACGAAACCGAAGCGCTGTTGCTGGAGCAGACCCTCATCAAGGAGTGGCGGCCTCCTTACAACATCCTGTTACGCGACGATAAGTCTTATCCCTATGTCTTTCTGTCCGACGGTGCGTTTCCGCGCCTGAGCATTCATCGCGGTGCCAAGAAGGCCAAGGGGCGATACTTCGGGCCTTATCCAAGCCCAGGTGCGATTCGTGAAAGCCTGAGCCTGCTGCAAAAGACGTTTCTGGTTCGCCAGTGCGAAGACAGCTACTTCAAGAACCGTAACCGGCCTTGCCTGCAATACCAGATCAAGCGCTGCAAGGGGCCGTGTGTCGGGCTTGTGGAGCCGCAGGTCTATGCCGAAGACGTGCGTCATTCGGTGATGTTTCTCGAAGGGCGCAGCAATGCCCTGACCGATGAGCTGAACGAGTCCATGGAAAAGGCCGCCATGGCCCTGGATTTCGAGCGGGCTGCCGAACTGCGTGATCAGGTGGCCTTGCTGCGTCGGGTTCAGGATCAGCAAAGCATGGAAGGCGGGACCGGTGATGTGGACGTGGTGGCAGCGTTCGTGAATCCGGGCGGCGCCTGTGTGCATCTGATCAGTGTGCGCGGCGGGCGTGTACTGGGCAGCAAGAACTTCTTCCCGCAGGTTGGTATAGAAGAGGAGGTCGGTGAAGTGATGTCGGCCTTTCTGGCCCAGTACTTTTTGGGTGGCGTCGACCGTGAATTGCCCAGCGAGGTCATCGTCAATGTGGTCCACGAGGACTTCCCGACGCTGATCGATGCCATCGAAGAGTCCCGTGGCCGCGAGATGACCATCAGCCACAGGGTTCGTGGCACCCGTGCGCGCTGGCAGCAACTGGCCGTGACCAATGCGGAACAGGCTCTGAGCGCACGTCTGGCCAATCGTCAGCATGTGGCTTCGCGATTCGAGGCGCTGGCAAAGGTTCTCAAGCTCGACGAGCCGCCTCAACGGCTAGAGTGTTACGACATCAGCCATTCCAGCGGCGAAGCGACCGTGGCGTCCTGTGTGGTCTTTGGTCCTGAAGGGCCGATCAAGTCCGATTATCGGCGCTATAACATCGAGGGTGTCACGGGGGGCGATGATTATGCCGCCATGCATCAGGCCCTGACCCGACGCTTCAGCAAAATCAAGGACGGCGAGGGCAAGTTGCCCGATATCCTGCTGGTGGACGGTGGTAAAGGGCAACTGTCCATGGCCCGGGATGTACTGAACGAACTGGCGGTTCCCGACCTGATCCTGCTCGGCGTGGCCAAGGGCACGACCCGCAAGGCCGGTTTCGAGACCCTGTACCTCAATGATGCCGCCCACGAGTTCACCTTGCCGGGCGATTCTCCCGCTTTACACCTGATCCAGCAGATTCGCGACGAGGCTCACCGCTTCGCCATCACCGGTCACCGTGCCCGACGCGGCAAGACACGCCGCACGTCGACCCTCGAAGGCGTGGCTGGCGTAGGCCCGACCCGACGCCGGGATCTGCTCAAACACTTCGGTGGATTGCAGGAATTGGCCCGTGCGAGCATCGATGAAATAGCAAAAGCACCCGGAATTAGCAAAAAGCTGGCAGAGTCGATTTATGCAAACCTGCACAGCGAGTAG
- a CDS encoding helix-turn-helix domain-containing protein, producing MSGIGYRLRKERERLGLSQRAFGEIGGVEANAQGKYESGDRAPKADYLAAVAAKGVDVLYVLTGMPTPVPIDNLSSAEEKVLGSYRTLLKEDQDAISRLTITLAELSASYTIHNKSLPDDH from the coding sequence ATGAGTGGAATCGGTTATCGATTGAGAAAAGAAAGGGAGCGTCTTGGGCTCTCTCAACGCGCCTTTGGTGAAATCGGTGGCGTGGAGGCTAATGCTCAGGGGAAATACGAGAGTGGCGATCGTGCGCCAAAGGCTGACTATCTAGCCGCGGTAGCGGCCAAGGGTGTCGATGTCCTTTACGTGTTGACCGGGATGCCTACGCCTGTTCCCATCGATAATCTCAGTAGCGCCGAAGAAAAAGTATTGGGAAGTTACAGAACCTTACTCAAGGAGGATCAGGATGCAATAAGCCGATTGACCATCACTCTGGCCGAACTGTCGGCGTCCTACACCATTCACAACAAGTCGTTGCCTGATGATCATTGA
- a CDS encoding response regulator — protein sequence MHVLLCEDDELIASGIVAGLSAQGLNVDRVASASAAYALLDVAQFDVMILDLGLPDEDGISLLRRLRLLGQAIPVLILTARDDVDDRVKGLQAGADDYLLKPFDLRELYARLHTLVRRVAGRAVNLIEHGAVTHDPSTRETWLAGEAIDLSRREQALLLALLNNRGRVLSIEQLKDSVYGFGDEVESNALNVHIFHLRRKLGHGIVETVRGSGYRLGALAARS from the coding sequence ATGCACGTACTGCTGTGTGAAGATGATGAACTCATTGCCAGTGGCATCGTCGCCGGCTTGAGCGCCCAGGGTCTTAACGTCGACCGCGTGGCTTCGGCATCCGCCGCTTATGCCCTGCTGGATGTCGCGCAGTTCGATGTGATGATTCTTGATCTGGGCTTGCCTGATGAGGACGGGATCAGTCTGTTGCGGCGTTTGCGGCTTCTGGGTCAGGCGATACCGGTATTGATTCTGACCGCACGGGATGATGTGGATGACCGCGTCAAAGGGCTGCAAGCGGGAGCTGATGATTACCTGCTCAAGCCCTTTGATCTGAGAGAGCTGTATGCTCGCTTGCATACGCTGGTACGCCGAGTTGCAGGCCGGGCGGTCAATCTCATCGAGCATGGGGCCGTCACCCACGATCCCAGCACTCGAGAAACCTGGCTGGCAGGTGAGGCCATCGACCTTTCGCGTCGTGAGCAGGCATTGCTGCTGGCATTGCTCAACAACCGTGGCCGGGTTCTCTCTATCGAACAGTTGAAAGACAGCGTGTATGGCTTCGGTGATGAGGTCGAGAGCAACGCTTTGAACGTCCATATCTTTCATCTGCGTCGCAAATTGGGTCACGGCATTGTCGAGACTGTACGCGGCTC